One segment of Streptosporangium brasiliense DNA contains the following:
- a CDS encoding monovalent cation/H+ antiporter complex subunit F: MTAVYLAALALLGCAAALTLHRLVRGPSMLDRAVALDVLTAVVMCGIGTGAAVVGEYSALPVLLVLSFVGFVGSVSLARFFSGRAR; this comes from the coding sequence GTGACGGCGGTATATCTGGCGGCACTGGCGCTGCTCGGCTGCGCGGCGGCGCTGACGCTCCACCGGCTGGTGCGCGGCCCCTCCATGCTGGACCGGGCGGTCGCGCTGGACGTGCTCACCGCGGTGGTGATGTGCGGGATCGGGACGGGGGCGGCGGTGGTGGGGGAGTACTCGGCGCTGCCGGTCCTGCTGGTGCTGTCCTTCGTCGGGTTCGTCGGATCGGTCTCGCTGGCCAGGTTCTTCTCGGGGAGGGCGCGTTGA
- the mnhG gene encoding monovalent cation/H(+) antiporter subunit G, which translates to MTALDVAAAACLLLGAALAFVAGVGMVRFPGTLSRMHPATKPQVLGLHLILLAMWLRRPTWAIAGTLALVAVFQVVTAAVAAYMVGRAAYRARSPGDDGTAVPPADPRA; encoded by the coding sequence TTGACCGCGCTGGACGTGGCCGCCGCGGCGTGCCTGCTGCTGGGCGCCGCGCTCGCGTTCGTGGCGGGGGTGGGGATGGTCAGGTTTCCCGGCACCCTGTCGCGCATGCACCCGGCGACCAAGCCGCAGGTGCTCGGCCTGCACCTGATCCTGCTGGCCATGTGGCTGCGCCGGCCCACCTGGGCGATCGCCGGGACGCTGGCGCTGGTCGCGGTCTTCCAGGTGGTCACCGCGGCGGTGGCCGCCTACATGGTGGGCCGGGCCGCCTACCGGGCACGCTCGCCCGGCGACGACGGCACGGCCGTCCCGCCCGCCGACCCCCGCGCGTGA
- a CDS encoding Na+/H+ antiporter subunit E has translation MSGRGLTPRLLGRPVPLSQVAWLTVVWLLLWGDLSVGNVLGGLLGGLLVVWLLPLPVLDTGLRIHPVAALVFLVRFAVDLVASSFRVAFWALRLGTMPPVQIVEVRLRTSSEVMAVLITVALSALPGSLVLEVHFGDRELVLHVLGITGDVQATVQADVTRLEKGIVAAFGTGADQEELR, from the coding sequence GTGAGCGGCCGGGGGCTCACCCCCCGACTGCTGGGCAGGCCCGTCCCGCTGTCGCAGGTGGCGTGGCTCACGGTGGTCTGGCTGCTGCTCTGGGGCGACCTCAGCGTGGGCAACGTGCTCGGCGGCCTGCTGGGCGGGCTGCTCGTCGTCTGGCTGCTGCCCCTGCCGGTGCTGGACACCGGCCTGCGGATTCACCCGGTCGCGGCGCTCGTCTTCCTGGTCCGCTTCGCGGTGGACCTGGTGGCCTCCAGCTTCCGTGTCGCGTTCTGGGCGCTGCGCCTGGGGACGATGCCGCCGGTCCAGATCGTCGAGGTACGGCTGCGCACGTCGTCGGAGGTGATGGCCGTGCTGATCACCGTGGCGCTGTCGGCGCTGCCGGGCAGCCTGGTGCTGGAGGTGCACTTCGGCGACAGGGAGCTGGTGCTGCACGTCCTGGGCATCACCGGGGACGTCCAGGCGACCGTCCAGGCGGACGTGACGCGGCTGGAGAAGGGCATCGTGGCGGCCTTCGGCACCGGTGCGGACCAGGAGGAACTGCGGTGA
- a CDS encoding Na+/H+ antiporter subunit D: MAELIAVPEGGLVAAPVVLPLLAAGLKLAIGGRLRRLQALISVVTLTTVLVVSCVLLLAADRGGPLVTYAGGWPAPIGIALVADRLATLMLVVSSAVTLCVMIYSISQAYADQERIAPLSIFHPAYLIMIAGVSDAFLAGDLFNLFVAFEMLLSGSYVLLTFGGTESRIRAGATYVVMGLASSMLFLVGIAVAYGATGTVSMAQLAERFSVLPGHVKLLVELLLLLVFVVKAAIFPMSAWLPDSYPTAPAPATALFAGLLTKVGIYAIIRLEALLFPGGPVSGLLMWVALLTMLVGVFGAVAQTDIKRMLSFTLVSHIGYMVFGVALSSVLGLAGAVFYVVHHITVQTSLFLVTGLIERRTGTTALERLGGLMRLAPLIAVLFFVPAMNLAGIPPMSGFLGKLTLIQAGVADGGPMALILVAGGLLTSLLTLYAVATTWNKAFWRTPPPGMIKKMGTVLEGEEAPVVRASGTEGITGRAIVTSASIPLPMLGSAMALVALALSFTVLAGPLSALARRTAGELMAREPYISSVLGSLR; encoded by the coding sequence TTGCTGGCCGCCGGGCTCAAGCTGGCCATCGGCGGGCGGCTGCGCAGGCTGCAGGCGCTCATCAGCGTGGTCACGCTCACGACCGTGCTGGTGGTGTCATGCGTCCTGCTGCTGGCGGCCGACCGAGGGGGGCCGCTGGTGACCTACGCCGGAGGCTGGCCGGCGCCGATCGGCATCGCCCTGGTCGCCGACCGGCTCGCCACGCTGATGCTGGTGGTCTCCTCGGCGGTGACGCTGTGCGTGATGATCTACTCCATCTCACAGGCCTACGCCGACCAGGAGCGCATCGCCCCGCTGTCGATCTTCCATCCGGCCTACCTCATCATGATTGCCGGGGTGTCGGACGCCTTCCTCGCCGGTGACCTGTTCAACCTCTTCGTAGCCTTCGAGATGCTGCTCAGCGGCTCCTACGTGCTGCTCACCTTCGGCGGCACCGAGTCCCGCATCCGCGCGGGCGCCACCTACGTGGTGATGGGCCTGGCCTCCTCGATGCTCTTCCTGGTCGGGATCGCGGTGGCCTACGGGGCGACGGGCACTGTGTCGATGGCCCAGCTCGCCGAGCGCTTCTCCGTGCTGCCCGGGCACGTCAAGCTGCTGGTCGAGCTCCTGCTCCTGCTGGTCTTCGTGGTCAAGGCGGCCATCTTCCCGATGTCGGCGTGGCTGCCCGACTCCTATCCGACCGCGCCGGCCCCCGCGACCGCGCTGTTCGCCGGGCTGCTCACCAAGGTCGGCATCTACGCGATCATCCGGCTGGAGGCGCTGCTGTTCCCCGGCGGGCCGGTGAGCGGCCTGCTGATGTGGGTGGCGCTGCTGACCATGCTGGTCGGGGTGTTCGGCGCGGTGGCCCAGACCGACATCAAACGGATGCTCTCCTTCACGCTGGTCAGCCATATCGGCTACATGGTCTTCGGGGTGGCGCTCTCCTCGGTCCTCGGCCTGGCGGGTGCGGTGTTCTACGTCGTCCACCACATCACCGTGCAGACCAGCCTCTTCCTGGTGACCGGGCTGATCGAGCGCCGCACCGGCACGACCGCGCTGGAGCGGCTGGGGGGCCTGATGAGGCTGGCGCCCCTGATCGCGGTGCTCTTCTTCGTCCCCGCGATGAACCTGGCGGGCATCCCGCCGATGTCCGGCTTCCTCGGCAAGCTGACGCTGATCCAGGCGGGGGTGGCCGACGGCGGTCCCATGGCGCTCATCCTGGTGGCGGGGGGACTGCTGACCAGCCTCCTCACCCTGTACGCCGTGGCCACGACGTGGAACAAGGCGTTCTGGCGGACGCCGCCCCCCGGCATGATCAAGAAGATGGGGACCGTGCTGGAGGGCGAGGAGGCCCCCGTCGTCCGGGCCTCCGGCACCGAGGGGATCACCGGCCGGGCGATCGTCACGAGCGCGAGCATCCCGCTGCCGATGCTCGGCTCCGCCATGGCCCTGGTGGCGCTGGCCCTGTCGTTCACCGTGCTGGCCGGGCCGCTGTCCGCCCTGGCACGACGGACCGCCGGCGAGCTGATGGCCCGCGAGCCGTACATCTCGTCGGTGCTCGGGAGCCTGCGGTGA